The sequence ACAACGGCTGGAAGTACGACAGGCCCGAACAGCTCGTCACCCCCGGCACCCACACCTTCGACGTCCGCATGAGCCACGTCCTGGACATCGTCTTCGGCCCCTCGGAGGACTTCGAGCCGACGGCGGCACTCGCGCCGTCCACGGCGGTGGAGCCCTCCGGCGAGGAACGCACGCGGTAGCCGCCCGCAGGGGCAGGGGCCCGCGCCGGACCGGCTGGAGGGGCCCGGTACCGGGCCCCTCCAGCCGGTCCCGGCCCGGCCGCTCACGCCGCGCGCCGCGCCCGGAGGAGCACACAGGCGAGCGCGCAGAGCGCCGCGCCGCACCAGAAGGTGCCCCCGTAGCCGGTCCCGGCGGCGACGAGGCCGGTGAGAGCGCCGGAGATCAGCTGGGCGACGGGGAAAGTCGCCGAGAAGAGCGCCGCGGCCGTGCCCGCGCCGCCGGGGACCTCGCGCTGCACGAGCACCATGGGCAGGCTCACGAGCACGGCCGTCCACAGGGCGTTGGGTACCTGGAGGAGCAGCAGGGACGGGCCCGATGCGGCGAACGGCACGAGCGAGAAGAACGCCACCGCGAGCACGGCGGCGGCCCGCGCGAGCCGTTCCTCGCCGAGCCGTGCGGCAAGCCGCCCCACCCCGATCAGCAGCGGGATCTCCAGCGCCGCGCACGTCCCCGCGAGCACCCCGACGAGCGCGGGGCTCAGGCCGAGTTCACGCGTCACGTACGGGGCGAGAGCGATGAGGTACATCTGGTCGGCGACGTTGACGGCCGTCGCGGCGCCGAGCAACAGCCAGGTGCGGCGCGGCACTTGGGCGAGCACGTGGCGCAACTTCGCGGGCGGCGTCTTCGTGCGCGGCACGCGGGGCAGCACCAGGCGGGCGAGCAACGCCGCGAGCAGGAGGAGCGCCGCGAGGCTCGCGTACAGCGTCCCGAAGCCCGTCCGCGCGAGCAGGAGGAGTCCGGCGGGCGGCCCGAGCACCCACCCGGCCGAGAACACGGCCCGCACGGCGGCGGTCCCGCGCGCGAGGGAGCGCCCCGTCAGCTCCGACAACTCCCGTGCGTAAGCGAAGACTTGCGAGGCATACGTGTTGGCCAGGCCGCCGAGGAGGGCGCCGGTCGCGCACACGAGCGCGTACTCCCGTACGAGAGCGAAGCCGCCCGCTCCGGCGACCCCGGCGAGCGCCGCGAGGACCAGGACGCTCCTGCGGTCGGCGAGCCGGTCCGACCACCGCCCCACCGTGAGCCCGAGCCCCACGGAGACGACCGCGCACAGGACGAAGTACAGCCCGACCCGGCCGGGCCCGGCGCCCGCCTCGTCGGCGAGGAAGAGGCTCGTCGTGGTGCCGAACACGGACATGGCGAGCGCGTAGCACGCGGTGGCGGCGCCGAGTGCGGTACCGGCGCGCGGAATTGCTGGACGGACGGTCGTCACGACACTCTCCTGCCGGTCGGCGCAGGACCGGCGCGGACGCACCGGCCTTACGGCAGTCGGCTCCACGGAGAGAGCGGGCATGCCCTGGGTCGCGGGGAGAGTAACAGGGCGTGCGACGGGGGAGGTACGGGTTTTCGGCGCACGCGGCGGGGCGATACCGGTCTTCGACGCACCCGGCGGGGGCCCGCGTGTCCGCAACCCCGTGGGCCCCCGCACTCCGCCGTCGTGCCGCGCCGGGCTCAGTCCGACCGTTCCGCGTCCCCCCGCAGCACGCACAGCTCGTTGCCCTCCGGGTCCGTCAGGATCACCCAGCCCGAGCCGTCCGGCTCGCGGTGGTCGGCGAGGAAGGCGGCGCCGAGGGCGAGCAGGCGGTCCACCTCCGCGTCGCGGGTGGTGTCCGGGCGCAGGCACAGGTGGACGCGGTTCTTGCCCGTCTTGGGCTCCGGCACCTGGTTGAAGTACAGCATCGGCCCCTCCGCGAGGAGCACCGCCGTCTCGCGGTCGCCCGGGGCGCAGTCCGGGTCGAGCGGGCGGCCCGTCACCTCGCTCCAGAAGCACGCGAGCGCGTACGCGTCGCCGCAGTCGATCGCCACGTTCTGCACAGCTGAGACCATGGGGAGAGCCTATGCGGGGGGGTGCACCGGCCGTGCGGCAACAACCCGCCACCGCGAGTGCGCCGTTCGCCCCTCACTGCTCCGGCGAGCGGTCGGTCAGGCAGTACTCGATACCGGCCGTGTCCCGCATCACGTGCCACTCCGCGCCCTCCCGCACGTACGTGGCACCCGCGAGTTCGTGGCGCGCGCGGGCCGCCTCGCGATCGGCGGTCGCGAAGTCGATGTGCGCGCCGGGCTCGCGGTCCGCCGCGAGGCGCTGGGCGAGGATACGGAAGGGGAAGTCCCGGGCCGTGCGCAGGTGCTGGTACTCGGGCTGGTTCGTCGGCTCCGCCTCCCAGCCGGTCATGCGGGTCCAGAAGGCCACCTCCTCGTCGTACGCCGAGGGGCCGATGTCCAGCGTCACCTGGTCGAGGCGCGCGCCGCCGAAGCTCGGCGGGGGGACGTTGAGCCCGTCGTCGTGGACGACGCAGAAGCCGAGCCCGGCCGGGCTGCGGAGCACGACGAGGCCGGGCTCCTCGTGCTCCGTGAGGGCGCCGAGGCCGGCCGCGTGGCGCGCGAAGCCCTCGACGTCGTCGACACCGAGGTCGAGGTGCGTACCGCCCCGGCCCTCGCGCAGCGACTGGTGCTTGAGCACGGCGTCGTAGGGCTCGGGCGGCAGGAAGGTGACGAACTCGCCGTCCTCGCCGCGCGCCTCGGAGATCTCCGTACCGGTCACGGCGGCCCAGAAGGCCCGGTCGCGGTCGGCGCCCGCGCGGGGGCGGTCGACGAAGGCGTACCCCCAGTGGACAGGGCTGCTGCTGCTCATGTGCTCGGCTCCTCGCTCGTGTCCTCGGCCCTCGGCGGCGTCGTGAGGGAGAGAGCCATCATGCGGGCCGCCTCGGCGAGGACCCGGTCATCGCCGCGCGGGTCCTCGCGGAAGGCCGTCGCGGGAGGCCGTCGCGGAAGGCCGCCGGAGCAGGGGGCGGGGCCGGGCGGACCGGGAGGCGCACCGCACCCCCACAGCCCCGCGCCCGTCGGCCCGCTCGCGCCCCTCCCCTCCCCGTGCTGCGCGCGTAGACTCGGGTCATTCATGCCGGACGGGGGTTGGGCACGTGAGTACGTGGTTGTGGGTGCTGTTCTTCGTGGTGGTCTTCGGGGGCGGCGGGATCGGTGAGCGGGCGCGCAGGGCGCTGCGGACGCGTCACCAGCGCAGGCTCGAACTCACGGAGGCGAAGGAGCGGGCCGAGCGGGCGCGGGTGGACGCCGGGCGACCGCCGGAGCCGGTGTGCGGCTGCGGGCACCACCTCGCGACACACGACACGGGGGGCCGCTGCCACGAGCTGGTGCGCACCGCCGTGGCCTGGGACGCGGACGAGAAGCCGGAGCGGTACGAGGCGCGGGACTGCCCGTGCCAGCGGTACGTGGGGCCCGAGCCGCTCCACCTCACCTTCGCGCAGGAGCTGACGGACCTGGATCAGCGCCCGCGCGAGTGACCGGCCGGGGCAGGGGGCGTATTCCGAGCCTGGCCCCCGTACTACCCCTCTCGGGGGAGCACTGGCAGCCCGCCCGCGTCCGTCGCACGGTGGAGTGGCAAGCCACCCGACTTCCGCGAGGACGTGCGCATGTCTCTCCCGACCACCCCCTTCGACCGCGATTCCACCGCCGACGACGTCCTCGCCGGGGTGGACCTGCACGGTCGCACCGCCCTCGTCACGGGCGGCTCCTCCGGGGTCGGCGCCGCGACGGCCCACGCGCTCGCCCGGGCCGGCGCGCGGGTCGTGCTCGCGGCGCGCGGTCTCGGCACGGCGCGCGAGGTCGCGGCGCGGATCACGGCGGGGACGGGGAACGAGGCCGTGACGGCCGCCCCGCTCGACCTCAGCGACCCGGCCTCGGTGCGCGCCTTCGTCGCCGCCTGGGAGGGCCCGCTGCACATGCTCGTGAACAACGCGGGCATCATGGCGCTCCCCGCGCTCGACCTCACGCCGGAGGGCTGGGAGCGCCAGTTCGCGACGAACCACCTCGGGCACTTCGCGCTCGCGACCGGCCTGCGGCCCGCGCTCGCGGCGGCCGGGGGCGCGCGCGTCGCGGCGCTCTCGTCCACGGGCCACTTCGCCTCCCCCGTCGTCTTCGACGACATCAACTTCGCGCACCGCCCGTACGACCCCTTCACCGCCTACGGCCAGTCGAAGACCGCCGACGCGCTCTTCGCCGTCGAGGCGGGCAAGCGCTGGGCGGCGGACGGGATCACGGCGCACGCGGTGATGCCGGGCGGCATCAAGTCCCCGCTCCAGCGCCACGCGTTCGGGGACGACATGGACGCACGGGCGCGCGCGGTCTACGAGGCGTACCCGTGGCGCAGCGCGGAGCAGGGCGCGGCGACGTCCGTGCTCGCCGTGGCCTCACCGCTCCTGGACGGCGTGACGGGCGCCTACTTGCAGAACTGCCAGGAGGCCCCCGTGCTCGATCCGGCGCGGGCGGCCGGGGAGCCGGAGCCGTTCGGCGTCGCGGCCTGGGCGCGCGACGCGGAGGCCGCCGGGCGGCTGTGGGAGCTGTCGGCGGCGGCGGTCTCCTGACCGACCCGGCGCGCCTCCGGGTCACCACTTCACCAACTGCGAGGAAATACCATCATGTTGACCACACCTTTCGGCTTCTCGTCCACCACCGACGACGTGCTCGAGGGCGTCTCGCTGGCGGGCAGGCGGGCCGTCGTGACGGGCGCGACCTCCGGGCTCGGCACGGAGACGGCGCGGGCGCTCGCGGCGGCGGGCGCCGAGGTCGTGCTGGCGGCGCGCAGGCCGCGAGCGGCGGCCGAGGCGGCGGCGGAGATCACGCGCACGACGGGGAACGCGGCGGTCTCGGCGGCGCCGCTGGACCTGGCGGACCTGGCCTCCGTACGGGAGTTCACGGCCGGTTTCACGGGACCGCTGCACATCCTGGTGAACAACGCGGGGATCATGGCCCTCCCGGAGCTGCGACGGACTCCGGAGGGGCGGGAGGCGCAGTTCGGGACGAACTTCGTGGGGCACTTCGCGCTCACGACGGGCCTGTACCCGGCGCTCGCGGCGGCGGGCGGGGCACGGATCGTCTCGGTCAGCTCGCTGGCGCACCTCATGTCCCCGGTGGTCTTCGACGACGTGGACTTCCGCTTCCGCCCCTACGATCCGTGGGCGGCGTACGCGCAGTCGAAGACGGCGGACGTCCTGCTCGCGGTCGGCGCGGACCGGCGGTGGGCGGGCGAGGGCATCCGCGCGAACGCGCTGAACCCCGGGGCGATCGCGACCAACCTCCAGCAGCACACGGGCGGTCTGCGCACCCCCGAGCCCCTGCGCAAGACGGTGCCCCAGGGCGCGGCGACGAGCGTGCTGCTCGCTGCCTCGCCGCTCCTGGACGGCGTCGGCGGACGCTACTTCGAGGACTGCGGCGAGTCCCCGGTCGTGGAGCAGGCGGGACCGGTCGGCTCGGGCGGCGTGGCCCCGTACGCGCTGGACGCGGCGAACGCGGACCGGCTGTGGGAGCTCGCCGGGGAGCTGATCGCGGCGTGAGCGGCACGGGCGTCGGTCTCCTCGGACTCGGCGACCAAGGCGCCCCGATGGCGCGGGCGTTGGTGAAGGAGCCGGGTGGGCGTCCGCGTTACGCCTCGGCCGACAGCCGGCTCGCCGCCCGATCCCACGCCCGCGGCTCGGCCGCCCCGTCCCCGTCCCCGTCCCGCGCGTCCTCCTCGTACCAGCCGGTCCCCGCGAGCCACGTCCCCAGCCAGGCCGCGAGGCTCCCGGAGTCGTGGAACCAGCAGCCGTCCCACGGTCCCCCGGCGTAGGCGTTCGGCTCGAAGAGGAGGACCTGCCCGTTTTCGTCGAAGCAGTCGACGGCCGCGTACATGGCGCAGCCCCAGGTCAGGACCGGCACGACCCCCTCGGGCCACATCGGGTGCTCGCCCGGCTCCTCGCGCCGTGCCAGGTACTCGCCGACGACGTTCTCGTCCGGGCCGAGCAGGGGCAGCAGGCGGTAATCCGGGCCGAAGCCGCCGTCCGCGACCTCGCGGTACAGCCGCGCGAGCAGGGGATGCAGCGGGAACCCGAGCCGCCCCTCGGCCTCCGCGAGCCGGGCCTCGGGGACGGGCGCGGGGAGGTGCGGGCTCTCCGAGAGAGCCCTGGCGGCGACGCGGCGCAGGAGTTCATCGGTCTCGGTCACGACGGTGATGCTGTCAGGAGGCACTGACACGGTCCGGGCCGGTGCTCTCGCCGAGGGCTCCCCGCGCCGAGGGCTCCCGGCACCGAGGGCTCCCGGCGCCGAGCGCACTCCGGCCGGAGGCGGCGGAGGCCCTGGTGTCCCCCGGGATGCGGGGGGCGCGGCGGTCATGCCCGCCCGGGAGGCGTGGGCGTCCCCGTGTCCGCGAGCAGCCGGTCGAGGGCCCGTTCCGAGGGGGAGCCCGGTTCCGCCGAGTGGACGACGAGGAGGATGCCGGGATGGGCCGGGACGGCGAAGCGCTGGTAGGTGAGCGTGAGGGGGCCGACGACGGGGTGGGTGAGGGTGAGTTCACCGACGGGTGGGGGGTTGACCTCGTAGCGCTGCCACATCGCGCGGAAGCCGGCCGACCGGGAGAGGAGTTCGTCGCGCAGGGCGAGCACGCGGGGGTCGTCGGGCGTGTGGTCGGCCTGGGCCCGGAGGGTGGCGACCGCGCGGGCCACGAGGGTGGGCGCGTCGGCGTAGAGGCGGTGCACCTCGGGGGTCAGGAAGGCCGCGCGCAGGAGGTTGGCGCCGGGACGGTAGAAGGGGGCCAGGGCGGTGGCGGGCGGGGTGGCGGCGAGGACGTCGAGGGTCGCGGTCTGGACGACCGCCGGGATGTCCCGCCACACCGTCAGCAACTCCGCGAGCCCGGCGGGCAGTTCGGTGCACGCGGGCTCGGGCCGGGGGAGGTGGCCCGCCAGGTGGTGGAGGTGGCGGGTCGTGGGGGCGTCCAGGCGGAGGGCGCGGGCCAGGGCGTCCAGGATCTCGGGGGACGGGCGCCGGTCGCGGCCCTGTTCGAGGCGTGTGTAGTAGTCGTGGCTGATGCCCGCGAGGTCGGCCAGCTCCTCGCGGCGCAGCCCGGGCACGCGGCGCGGGCCGGGGGCCGGCGTCAGCCCCGCCGCCCGGGGGGTGAGGGCGTCGCGGCGGGCGCGGAGGAAAGCGGCGAGGGAGGGGGTCATCCGAGCCGCTCCCCCAGCGAGGCGAGCAGCCCGGCGGTGCGGCTGCCGCGCTCGGCGTGGTAGACGACGAGCACCTGCCCCTCGTCGGGCAGCACCGTCAGCTTCTCGTACGCGAGGTCGAGCGGGCCGAGGTCCGGGTGGAGCAGCCGGGTGCGGCCCGCCGTGCGCGGGCTCACGTCGTGGCGGGCCCACAGCCTCCTGAAGTCGGCGCTCTTCTCCCGTAGTTCGGCCACCAGCGGGGCGAGTCCCGGGTCGTCCCGCACCCGCAGGGAGGCCACCAGGGCGGCGATCACGGACTCCCAGTCCTCGTAGAGCGGGCGCGGGGTCTCGTCCACGAAGACCGCACGCAGGAGGTTGACGCCCGGCCGGTAGCTCGGGGAGAGCGCCGTGGCGAGCGGGTTGGCGACGAGGACGTCGTGGTAGCGGCCCTGTACGTACGCCGGGGTGTCCCGGCGCGAGAGGACGAGGCGGCGGACCGGTTCGGGGACCGTCTCGGGGGCGTGCGGGGCCGGGTGCCGCGGGCGGCCGAGCGCGAGGGCGCGCAGGTGGGCGCGCGCGTCGGCGTCGAGCCGCAGCACGTCGGCGAGGGCGTCGGCGACCTCGGGCGAGGGGTGCCGGTCGCGCCCGCGTTCGAGCCGGAGGTAGTACGCGGCCGAGATCCCCGCGAGCGCGGCCACCTCCTCCCGCCTGAGCCCCGGCAGCCGCCGCCGCGCCGAACCGGTGAGCCCGACGTCCTCGGGCCGGACGAGCGCCCGGCGGGCGCGGAGGAACGCGGCGAGCGGGGTGGGCGCGGAGGGGGACGAGGGGGACTCGGCGGGCATCCGCCCAGCGTATGCCGAGGTCCGGGGCGATCGCGGCACGGCCCGCACGGGAGCGCGGAAGGAGGCGGCGGCCTTCTCCGCACCTCCTGCGGATGACCCTGTGCGATGCCTCCCTCACGAGGTGTCGTCGCTCGCGGGCGCGGGTAGTCATGCGGGACGTCGAAGGGGGGTCCGCGTGGTCCGGAGCGGCAGACACGTCCGGCGGGACGGCACGGAGGGGCGGGCGCGCGGGGGCGCCGCGCGGGAGCGGGGGCGGACTCCGGTGTCCGTACGCGCACGGGAGGCGTGCTCGCGCCGGGTCCGGTGCGCCCGGTGACCCGCCGCTCACCCACGCGCCGCCGCACGCCCGCCCGCCGCCACTCCCCCACGCGCCGCCGCCCCGGGACGCACCGCTCCGCCGCACGCCGTGGCTCTCCCGCCCGCCGCCCGCTCCGTCGCGATGACGCCCTCGGCCTCGCCGGTCTCGCCGTCCTCGGCCTCTTCCTCCTCCTCGCCCTCCTCCGCTGGCTCGCCACGCACTGGTGGCTGCCGCTCGGGCTCGCGCTCGCCGGGGCGGCCGTGTGGGGGCTCGCGCTGCGGCGCCGGGCCGAGCGGGCGCGGTGGGAGCAGGCGCGGCAACGGGCCTTGCGCCTGGGGCTCGGGACGCTCGACGCGCTGGACCACCGGCAGTTCGAGTACGCCGTGCGGGACCTGCTGCGCCGCGACGGCTGCGCGGACGCGGAGCAGGTCGGCGGGGCGAACGACCGCGGTGCCGACGTGCTCGCGACGGACCCGTACGGCCGCAGGTGGCTCGTGCAGTGCAAGCACCGCAGGGACGGGGCGGCCGGGCCCGCCGTCGGCACCCCGGACCTCCAGCGCGTCAACGGCACGGCCCGTCAGCTCCACGGCGCCGACGTCGTCCTCGTCGTCACCAACGGCCGTTTCAGCGGCAAGTGCCCCGAGCTGGCCGGGGCCCTGCGGATGCACCTCGTGGACCGGGAGCTGCTGGGGACATGGGCGAGCGGGGCGCGCCCCCTGTGGGAGCTGCTGCCCCGCGTGCCCGCGCCCCGCCGGGGGTCGTGAGTCGCCGTCCCGGTCAGAACGGCATGTGACCGCGTGCCTTGCGGCCCGCCGAGCCGCTGTGCCCGACCGCCTTGGAGCTGCTGCTGAAGGGCTTGCTGAAGAGCCGGCCGAGAATGCCGGGCGCCTTGGAACCGGCGCGCGAGCCGAGGCCCAGCGTGCGCTGGGTGCCGCGCTGCGGCTTGTGCGAGAACCGGGGGACGAGGAAGGCGAGGACGAGAAGAACGACGCATACGCCGACAATGCCGAGGACGACCATGGGGGGCTCCTTGTGCCGTGGGCGCGAGCGGTCTCGGCCCTGGTGTGTTGCGGGCCGCGTGCCCGGTCGCGGGGGCGTCATGCCTGGTGACGTACATGCCCCGTACAGCCACAAGGGCGCCCGCGCGCCGCTCAACGGCCCGCGTCCCCCCAGGGGTTCAGCCCCTCGCGGCGCCGCTGGCCCGCTCCCGGCGTGGGATCGAGGTAGACCCGGGTCACGCGGGGGAAGCGCTCGCGGATGCGGCGTTCGGCGCGTTCGCAGCTCCACTCGACCTGCGCCGCCGTCGACGCGTCGCGGAAGTCGATCTTGGCGGCGACCAGGGCCTCGTCGGGGCCCTGCACGAGCGTCACGAGGTCGAGGACGGCTTCGACGTGCTCCGTCGCGAGGAGTTCGGCGCGGATCGCCGCGCGCTCGGCGGGCGGGAGGGGGCGCCCGGTGAGCAGTTCCGCGTTCGAGCGGCCGAGCACCCACGCGACCCAGACGAGGAGCACGCCGATGAGGAGCGAGGCGATCCCGTCCCAGGTCCCGTCGCCCGTCGCGTGCGCGAGCGCGATGCCGCCCGCGGCGAGGACGAGGCCCGCGAGCGCCGCCGAGTCCTCGAAGACGACGGCCTTGACGGTCGTGTCGCTCGTCCACCGCAGGTGCTTGCGGAAGGTCGTCCGCGCGGCGCGCGCCTCCCCCGCCATCTGCTTGAGCCCCGTCCGCAGGGAGTAGCCCTCCAGGACGAAGGCGATCGCCAGGACGACGTACGACAGGAGGGGGTTGCCGAGGGTCTCGCCGTGCGTGAGCGTGTGGACGCCGTCGTAGACGGAGAAGACCGCGCCGCCGACGAACGTCGCGACGGAGGCGAGGAGCGCCCAGATGTAGCGCTCGTGCCCGTGGCCGAGCGGGTGGTCCTCGTCGGCGGGCTTGGCGCTGCGCCGCAGGGCGAGCAGGAGCAGCAGCTCGGTGACGGTGTCCGCGAGCGAGTGGGCGGCCTCCGAGAGCATCGCCGAGGAGCCGCTGACGAGCCCGGCGAGGAGCTTCGCGGCGGCGATCCCGAGGTTGGCCCCGGCGGCGACGAGGACGGTGAAGGTGCTCTCGCCGTTCTCACCGCTCCCGCCACCGGGGTCGGGCGTCGTCGCGGACCGCTGTACGGGATCACTGCTGCTCATAGCGGCGCAGTATGCCCAGCGGTACGGGTACGGGCCCGGCGGACACGCCCCGCCGGGCCCGTACCGGAGGATCCGGGCGCGTCACCGCTCGCGCGGCACCCGCATCAGCCCCTCCTGGATCACCGATATGGCGAGCCGCCCGTCCTGCGTGTAGATGCGCGCCTGGCCCAGGCCCCGGCCGCCCGAGGACGAGGGGGACTCCTGGTCGTACAGGAGCCACTCGTCGGCGCGGAAGGGCCGGTGGAACCACATCGCGTGGTCGAGGCTCGCGCCGACGATGTCGCCCGTGACCCAGCCGCCGCGCCCGTGCGCGAGGAGGACGGAGTCGAGCAGCGTCATGTCCGAGACGTACGTCGCGAGGCAGACGTGCAGGAGCGGGTCGTCCCCCGCGAGTTTGCCGTTGGTGCGGAACCACACCTGCGAGCGCGGCTCGCGCGGCTGCCCGGCGGTCGCGTACGGGGGCGCGTCCACGTACCGCAGGTCGACCGCCTCGCGGGCTTCGAGCAGCTTGCGCACGACCTCGGGGCCGCCGACCGCCTCGGTGTACCGGGGCAGCGCCTCGGGCGCGCTCGGCAGCGACTCGGGGTCGGGCGCGGGCGGCATCGGCGCCTGGTGGTCGAGCCCCTCCTCGTACATCTGGAAGGAGCACGAGAGGTGGAAGATCGGCTGGCCGTGCTGGATCGCGACGACGCGCCGGGTCGTGAAGGAGCGGCCGTCCCTGATGCGGTCCACGCGGTAGACGATGGGCGCGCCGGGGTCGCCCGCGACGAGGAAGTACGCGTGCAGCGAGTGCGCGTACCGGTCGGCGGGCACGGTGCGGCCCGCGGCGACGAGCGCCTGGGCCGCGACCTGCCCGCCGAAGACGCGCGGGACGAGGGTGGGCCTGGACTGGCCCCGGAAGATGTCCACCTCGATCCGCTCCAGATCGAGCAGGTCGAGGAGGTCGTCGAGTGCCTCGCTCATACGGCGTACTCCCTGTGCTCCCCGGTCGCGCACGCGTGCGCGGCCCTCGTCCCGGACCGGCTCACAGCCCCATGCTCTTCGCGATGATCATCTTCATGACCTCGCTCGTGCCACCGTAGATGCGGTTGACGCGGTTGTCCGCGTAGAGGCGGGCGATCGGATACTCGTTCATGTAGCCGTAACCGCCGTGCAACTGGAGGCAGCGGTCGATGACGCGGGAGGCGACCTCGGTGCAGAAGAGCTTCGCGGACGCGGCCTCGGCGGCGGTCAGCTCGCCCTTGTCGTGCGCTTCGAGCGCGCGGTCGCAGACGGCCTCGGCGGCATCGACCTCGGCCTTGCAGGCGGCCAGCTCGAACTTCGTGTTCTGGAACGCGGCGACGGGCTTGCCGAAGACGGTGCGGTCCTGCACGTACTGCTGTGCGAAGCGGACGGCGGCGGCGGCCTGCGCGTAGGCGCCGACGGCGATGCCGAGGCGCTCCTGCGGGAGGTTCTGGCCGAGGTACGCGAAGCCCTTGTTCTCCTCGCCGAGGAGGTCCGCGACCGGCACCTTCACATCCGTGAAGGACAGCTCGGCGGTGTCGGACGTCTTGAGGCCGAGCTTGTCGAGCTTGCGGCCGACCGCGTAGCCCTCGGACTTCGTGTCGACGACGAGCAGCGAGATGCCGAAGCGGCGGTCGTCCTCCTTCGGCGGCGCGGTGCGGGCGCAGACGATGACGCGGTCGGCGTGGACGCCGCCGGTGATGAAGGTCTTGGCGCCGTTGAGGACGTAGTGCGTGCCGTCCGCGGAGAGCTTCGCGGTCGTCTTCATGCCCGCGAGGTCCGAGCCGGTGCCGGGCTCG comes from Streptomyces sp. Tu6071 and encodes:
- a CDS encoding MFS transporter; its protein translation is MTTVRPAIPRAGTALGAATACYALAMSVFGTTTSLFLADEAGAGPGRVGLYFVLCAVVSVGLGLTVGRWSDRLADRRSVLVLAALAGVAGAGGFALVREYALVCATGALLGGLANTYASQVFAYARELSELTGRSLARGTAAVRAVFSAGWVLGPPAGLLLLARTGFGTLYASLAALLLLAALLARLVLPRVPRTKTPPAKLRHVLAQVPRRTWLLLGAATAVNVADQMYLIALAPYVTRELGLSPALVGVLAGTCAALEIPLLIGVGRLAARLGEERLARAAAVLAVAFFSLVPFAASGPSLLLLQVPNALWTAVLVSLPMVLVQREVPGGAGTAAALFSATFPVAQLISGALTGLVAAGTGYGGTFWCGAALCALACVLLRARRAA
- a CDS encoding SMI1/KNR4 family protein — its product is MPPDSITVVTETDELLRRVAARALSESPHLPAPVPEARLAEAEGRLGFPLHPLLARLYREVADGGFGPDYRLLPLLGPDENVVGEYLARREEPGEHPMWPEGVVPVLTWGCAMYAAVDCFDENGQVLLFEPNAYAGGPWDGCWFHDSGSLAAWLGTWLAGTGWYEEDARDGDGDGAAEPRAWDRAASRLSAEA
- a CDS encoding cation diffusion facilitator family transporter — translated: MSSSDPVQRSATTPDPGGGSGENGESTFTVLVAAGANLGIAAAKLLAGLVSGSSAMLSEAAHSLADTVTELLLLLALRRSAKPADEDHPLGHGHERYIWALLASVATFVGGAVFSVYDGVHTLTHGETLGNPLLSYVVLAIAFVLEGYSLRTGLKQMAGEARAARTTFRKHLRWTSDTTVKAVVFEDSAALAGLVLAAGGIALAHATGDGTWDGIASLLIGVLLVWVAWVLGRSNAELLTGRPLPPAERAAIRAELLATEHVEAVLDLVTLVQGPDEALVAAKIDFRDASTAAQVEWSCERAERRIRERFPRVTRVYLDPTPGAGQRRREGLNPWGDAGR
- a CDS encoding helix-turn-helix domain-containing protein; the protein is MTPSLAAFLRARRDALTPRAAGLTPAPGPRRVPGLRREELADLAGISHDYYTRLEQGRDRRPSPEILDALARALRLDAPTTRHLHHLAGHLPRPEPACTELPAGLAELLTVWRDIPAVVQTATLDVLAATPPATALAPFYRPGANLLRAAFLTPEVHRLYADAPTLVARAVATLRAQADHTPDDPRVLALRDELLSRSAGFRAMWQRYEVNPPPVGELTLTHPVVGPLTLTYQRFAVPAHPGILLVVHSAEPGSPSERALDRLLADTGTPTPPGRA
- a CDS encoding helix-turn-helix domain-containing protein; its protein translation is MPAESPSSPSAPTPLAAFLRARRALVRPEDVGLTGSARRRLPGLRREEVAALAGISAAYYLRLERGRDRHPSPEVADALADVLRLDADARAHLRALALGRPRHPAPHAPETVPEPVRRLVLSRRDTPAYVQGRYHDVLVANPLATALSPSYRPGVNLLRAVFVDETPRPLYEDWESVIAALVASLRVRDDPGLAPLVAELREKSADFRRLWARHDVSPRTAGRTRLLHPDLGPLDLAYEKLTVLPDEGQVLVVYHAERGSRTAGLLASLGERLG
- a CDS encoding VOC family protein, which encodes MVSAVQNVAIDCGDAYALACFWSEVTGRPLDPDCAPGDRETAVLLAEGPMLYFNQVPEPKTGKNRVHLCLRPDTTRDAEVDRLLALGAAFLADHREPDGSGWVILTDPEGNELCVLRGDAERSD
- a CDS encoding VOC family protein, yielding MSSSSPVHWGYAFVDRPRAGADRDRAFWAAVTGTEISEARGEDGEFVTFLPPEPYDAVLKHQSLREGRGGTHLDLGVDDVEGFARHAAGLGALTEHEEPGLVVLRSPAGLGFCVVHDDGLNVPPPSFGGARLDQVTLDIGPSAYDEEVAFWTRMTGWEAEPTNQPEYQHLRTARDFPFRILAQRLAADREPGAHIDFATADREAARARHELAGATYVREGAEWHVMRDTAGIEYCLTDRSPEQ
- a CDS encoding SDR family NAD(P)-dependent oxidoreductase is translated as MSLPTTPFDRDSTADDVLAGVDLHGRTALVTGGSSGVGAATAHALARAGARVVLAARGLGTAREVAARITAGTGNEAVTAAPLDLSDPASVRAFVAAWEGPLHMLVNNAGIMALPALDLTPEGWERQFATNHLGHFALATGLRPALAAAGGARVAALSSTGHFASPVVFDDINFAHRPYDPFTAYGQSKTADALFAVEAGKRWAADGITAHAVMPGGIKSPLQRHAFGDDMDARARAVYEAYPWRSAEQGAATSVLAVASPLLDGVTGAYLQNCQEAPVLDPARAAGEPEPFGVAAWARDAEAAGRLWELSAAAVS
- a CDS encoding restriction endonuclease — its product is MTRRSPTRRRTPARRHSPTRRRPGTHRSAARRGSPARRPLRRDDALGLAGLAVLGLFLLLALLRWLATHWWLPLGLALAGAAVWGLALRRRAERARWEQARQRALRLGLGTLDALDHRQFEYAVRDLLRRDGCADAEQVGGANDRGADVLATDPYGRRWLVQCKHRRDGAAGPAVGTPDLQRVNGTARQLHGADVVLVVTNGRFSGKCPELAGALRMHLVDRELLGTWASGARPLWELLPRVPAPRRGS
- a CDS encoding SDR family NAD(P)-dependent oxidoreductase, with the translated sequence MLTTPFGFSSTTDDVLEGVSLAGRRAVVTGATSGLGTETARALAAAGAEVVLAARRPRAAAEAAAEITRTTGNAAVSAAPLDLADLASVREFTAGFTGPLHILVNNAGIMALPELRRTPEGREAQFGTNFVGHFALTTGLYPALAAAGGARIVSVSSLAHLMSPVVFDDVDFRFRPYDPWAAYAQSKTADVLLAVGADRRWAGEGIRANALNPGAIATNLQQHTGGLRTPEPLRKTVPQGAATSVLLAASPLLDGVGGRYFEDCGESPVVEQAGPVGSGGVAPYALDAANADRLWELAGELIAA
- a CDS encoding DUF6411 family protein; protein product: MVVLGIVGVCVVLLVLAFLVPRFSHKPQRGTQRTLGLGSRAGSKAPGILGRLFSKPFSSSSKAVGHSGSAGRKARGHMPF